A genome region from Geminicoccus roseus DSM 18922 includes the following:
- a CDS encoding DeoR/GlpR family DNA-binding transcription regulator — translation MRGEVRREALLQYLRIHENASVEDLVAEMRVSKMTVHRDLDRLVEQRLVRKVRGGVTLTTSIVFEGDYAYRERQNREEKAALAARIADQVEPGMAIILDDSSTAASIVPFLDSKRPLTVITNGLKVIESFRRVDEVTLISLGGTYDPVGNAFFGLICEAGVGRLRADLAVFSTSAVRGTSAYLHDPDIIRAKLAMKAVAERSVLAFDRSKVGRSALNLFAPLRDFDSVLVTEGLAPDVHQALQRDGVRLEPVPWQADP, via the coding sequence ATGCGTGGCGAGGTGCGCCGGGAGGCGCTGCTTCAATACCTGCGCATCCATGAGAATGCCTCGGTGGAGGATCTCGTCGCCGAGATGCGCGTCAGCAAGATGACGGTGCATCGCGACCTTGACCGGCTGGTGGAGCAGCGTCTGGTCCGAAAGGTCCGTGGCGGCGTCACCCTGACCACCAGCATCGTGTTCGAGGGGGACTACGCCTACCGCGAGCGGCAGAACCGCGAAGAAAAGGCGGCGCTCGCTGCCCGGATCGCCGACCAGGTCGAGCCCGGCATGGCGATCATCCTGGACGATTCGTCGACCGCCGCCAGCATCGTTCCATTCCTGGACAGCAAGCGCCCGCTCACCGTGATCACCAATGGCCTGAAGGTGATCGAGAGTTTCCGCCGGGTCGACGAGGTGACCCTGATCTCGCTCGGCGGCACCTATGATCCCGTTGGGAACGCCTTCTTCGGATTGATCTGCGAGGCCGGGGTCGGCCGCCTGCGCGCCGATCTTGCCGTCTTCTCGACCTCGGCGGTCCGCGGCACCAGCGCCTATCTGCACGATCCCGACATCATCCGGGCCAAGCTGGCGATGAAGGCGGTGGCCGAACGCTCGGTGCTTGCCTTCGATCGATCCAAAGTCGGTCGTTCGGCGCTGAACCTGTTCGCCCCGCTGCGCGACTTCGATAGTGTGCTGGTCACCGAAGGCCTTGCGCCGGATGTGCATCAGGCGCTGCAGAGGGACGGGGTGCGGCTCGAGCCGGTTCCGTGGCAGGCCGATCCCTAG
- a CDS encoding carbohydrate ABC transporter permease: MSLHRQPIVLPAIVIGIYMLYACGPLLWLVLSSLKDRQELFTWPPSLIFSPDLTGYRAVFGLGEAAQTATAMGLTDALINSVVISVVGTALAVAFGTLAGYACSRFAFRGRDDFMFFALSTRMIPPVAVLVFYHVMFSRLGLSDTRTGLILVMIFINLGLATWIMKGFFDGVPEEIENIALVNGYTRLYAFWHLVLPMVRGGIAATAGFCFIFAWNEFAFSTILATTQAKTLPVKISSATGATGIEWAQICAAGVVLVIPVAIFFWMIRKYLLMGMTFGVLGRSRT; this comes from the coding sequence ATGTCGCTTCATCGCCAACCGATCGTGCTGCCGGCGATCGTCATCGGCATCTACATGCTCTACGCCTGCGGGCCGCTGCTGTGGCTGGTGCTCTCGTCCCTGAAGGATCGCCAGGAACTGTTCACCTGGCCGCCCAGCTTGATCTTCTCGCCTGATCTCACCGGCTATCGCGCGGTGTTCGGCCTGGGCGAGGCCGCGCAGACCGCGACGGCCATGGGACTGACCGACGCGCTGATCAATTCAGTGGTGATCTCGGTGGTCGGAACGGCGCTGGCCGTCGCGTTCGGTACCTTGGCCGGCTATGCCTGCTCGCGCTTCGCCTTTCGCGGTCGCGACGACTTCATGTTCTTTGCGCTCTCCACCCGGATGATCCCGCCGGTGGCGGTCCTGGTGTTCTACCACGTGATGTTCTCGCGCCTGGGCCTGTCGGATACCCGCACCGGCCTGATCCTGGTGATGATCTTCATCAATCTCGGTCTCGCCACCTGGATCATGAAGGGCTTCTTCGACGGGGTGCCGGAGGAGATCGAGAACATCGCCCTGGTGAACGGCTACACCCGTCTCTACGCGTTCTGGCACCTGGTCCTGCCGATGGTGCGCGGCGGGATCGCCGCTACCGCGGGCTTCTGCTTCATCTTCGCCTGGAACGAGTTCGCCTTCTCCACGATCCTGGCCACCACCCAGGCCAAGACCCTGCCGGTCAAGATCTCCTCGGCGACCGGCGCCACCGGGATCGAGTGGGCGCAGATCTGTGCGGCCGGCGTGGTGCTGGTAATCCCGGTGGCGATCTTCTTCTGGATGATCCGCAAGTACCTGTTGATGGGCATGACGTTCGGCGTGCTGGGGAGGAGCCGGACATGA
- a CDS encoding ABC transporter substrate-binding protein — translation MKTKRRISRNWSGASAAVMLAVAGLSSPASAAETLTFIWHAGTCADAVVDIAKDYPDKNVTIVPALVPYGPEWHNKIASEFAIQGDGFDFAMWDSQSTAEFAGGGHAYSINKVFEDSEVLKPELFDPASLSRYGEYPDGSGKYWGLPINQDAYGFMWRKDLFEDPEEQAAFKEKYGKDLKVPQTYQDAKEIAEFFTRPDEGLFGWGQMGGREYDFATTASNSFMWSFGGELYNPETFEAEGYLNSPASVDGVQFYVDMFDYGPPGSQNWGYDEVSAAFQQGKLAMAMQWYYFNGSNSDPKINKYADVTGFGNLPGAIGRDGKFRRQYSVGGQGMGINTYSKKIPQLVKFMEWYFQPEQQKRYAAVCQTGLKSVLDSPEWQDLNSYNKQFAQALEYTNDYWHLPEYNVLLDILQEEVSNAISGKKTVQEALDEAAERHEEVFEDAGYEIVRSDETPEVPDTVIAPVGKDEVEELPTE, via the coding sequence ATGAAGACGAAACGACGGATCAGCAGGAATTGGAGCGGCGCCAGTGCCGCTGTCATGCTGGCGGTGGCCGGCCTGAGCAGCCCGGCATCCGCCGCCGAGACGCTGACCTTCATCTGGCATGCCGGCACCTGCGCGGATGCCGTGGTCGACATCGCCAAGGACTACCCGGACAAGAACGTCACCATCGTGCCGGCGCTGGTCCCCTATGGGCCAGAATGGCACAACAAGATCGCGTCGGAGTTCGCGATCCAGGGCGACGGCTTCGACTTTGCCATGTGGGACAGCCAGTCCACCGCCGAGTTCGCCGGCGGCGGCCATGCCTATTCGATCAACAAGGTCTTTGAGGATTCTGAGGTCCTCAAGCCGGAGCTGTTCGATCCGGCGTCCCTCTCGCGCTATGGCGAGTATCCGGATGGCTCCGGCAAATACTGGGGGCTGCCGATCAACCAGGACGCCTACGGCTTCATGTGGCGCAAGGACCTGTTCGAGGATCCGGAGGAGCAGGCGGCCTTCAAGGAAAAGTACGGCAAGGATCTAAAGGTCCCCCAGACCTACCAGGATGCCAAGGAGATCGCCGAGTTCTTCACGCGTCCGGACGAGGGCCTGTTCGGCTGGGGGCAGATGGGGGGCCGCGAATACGATTTCGCCACCACCGCCTCGAACTCGTTCATGTGGTCGTTCGGCGGCGAGCTCTACAACCCGGAGACGTTCGAGGCGGAAGGCTACCTGAATTCCCCGGCATCCGTGGATGGCGTGCAGTTCTATGTCGACATGTTCGACTACGGCCCGCCCGGCAGCCAGAACTGGGGCTATGACGAGGTCAGCGCTGCGTTCCAGCAGGGCAAGCTCGCCATGGCGATGCAGTGGTACTACTTCAACGGCTCCAATTCCGACCCGAAGATCAACAAGTATGCCGACGTGACCGGTTTCGGCAACCTGCCGGGCGCCATCGGTCGGGACGGCAAGTTCCGCCGGCAGTATTCGGTCGGCGGGCAGGGGATGGGCATCAACACCTACTCCAAGAAGATCCCGCAGCTGGTCAAGTTCATGGAGTGGTACTTCCAGCCCGAGCAGCAGAAGCGCTACGCCGCGGTCTGCCAGACCGGCCTGAAATCGGTGCTGGACAGTCCCGAGTGGCAGGATCTGAACAGCTACAACAAGCAGTTCGCCCAGGCGCTGGAGTACACCAACGACTACTGGCATCTGCCCGAGTACAACGTCCTGCTCGATATCCTGCAGGAGGAGGTCTCCAACGCGATCTCGGGCAAGAAGACCGTCCAGGAAGCGCTCGACGAGGCGGCCGAGCGCCATGAGGAGGTCTTCGAGGATGCCGGCTATGAGATCGTCCGCTCGGACGAGACGCCGGAAGTGCCGGATACGGTGATCGCACCGGTCGGCAAGGACGAGGTCGAGGAACTTCCGACCGAGTGA
- a CDS encoding DeoR/GlpR family DNA-binding transcription regulator, which translates to MLLPEAGGAPHLLRPSALILTIVTAVTGLYLCRQLGAGAVLAMAIGKQQRIAALMEQVARQGMLGLKEAGDRLGVSEMTVRRDVAATDGRLSILGGYIMPERAIPPVNGIQPVQEDARTAKIKACDWACSLIEHEDTLFVDCGTTLAHLARQLPQDRRLTVVCYALNIAEAVARRPGIRMVLMGGLYHEDSGSFEGDSGLATLCSVRLNKAFISAGGIHPTRGVSCTNFHEVLAKQAAMENALTSYLVADSSKFGRLTPAYFAELSAFAAIVTEAGISNPSKWTAP; encoded by the coding sequence ATGCTGCTTCCTGAAGCAGGAGGTGCTCCGCATCTGCTGCGACCGAGTGCGCTTATTCTAACAATTGTCACGGCGGTAACAGGTCTGTATCTCTGCCGGCAACTCGGTGCTGGAGCGGTCTTGGCGATGGCTATCGGAAAGCAGCAGCGGATCGCCGCTCTCATGGAGCAGGTCGCGCGACAGGGCATGCTCGGCCTCAAGGAGGCGGGGGACCGTCTGGGCGTTTCCGAAATGACGGTCCGCCGCGATGTCGCGGCCACGGATGGCCGCCTGTCGATCCTGGGCGGCTACATCATGCCCGAACGGGCGATCCCGCCGGTGAACGGCATCCAGCCGGTGCAGGAGGACGCCCGGACCGCAAAGATCAAGGCGTGCGACTGGGCCTGCAGCCTGATCGAGCACGAGGATACCCTGTTCGTGGATTGCGGGACGACCTTGGCCCATCTGGCCAGGCAGCTTCCCCAGGACCGCCGCCTCACCGTCGTCTGCTATGCGTTGAACATTGCCGAAGCAGTGGCCCGTCGTCCTGGCATCCGCATGGTGCTGATGGGCGGCCTCTACCATGAGGATTCCGGGTCGTTCGAGGGCGACAGCGGCTTGGCGACCCTGTGCTCGGTCCGGCTGAACAAGGCTTTCATCTCGGCGGGAGGCATCCATCCGACTCGCGGCGTGAGTTGCACGAACTTCCATGAGGTGCTTGCCAAGCAGGCGGCGATGGAGAACGCCCTGACGTCCTACCTGGTGGCCGACAGCAGCAAATTCGGCCGGCTGACCCCTGCCTATTTTGCGGAACTCTCCGCCTTCGCGGCCATCGTGACGGAAGCGGGCATCAGCAACCCGAGCAAATGGACCGCACCCTGA
- a CDS encoding dihydroxyacetone kinase subunit DhaK codes for MSKIQKIINDPENIVAEVLDGLVLASHGRLRKLDDVPVLIRSEIEEGKVALLVGGGSGHEPMYSAYVGKGLADVSVAGNIFASPPPNFIHEATKAADRGKGVLYLYGNYAGDVLNFDMAAEMAAEDGIEVRTVLVTDDVATPDLEGRRGIGGAFYMVKIAGAACAEAKTLEEAEAVVRKAQANVRTIGVAVRAGSLPETGEPTFELGEGEIEIGLGVHGEAGVERSDLMPADELTTKMIDRLVRDLPFQKGDRVAMLLNNLGATTQMELLIVNRRARALLAGYGIEVARTDMGAYFTSQEMAGFSITLVRLDDELERLIEAPCQSLPFTQH; via the coding sequence ATGTCCAAGATCCAGAAGATCATCAACGACCCCGAAAACATCGTTGCCGAGGTGCTCGACGGGCTGGTGCTGGCGTCGCATGGCAGGCTGCGCAAGCTCGACGACGTGCCCGTCCTGATCCGGTCCGAGATCGAGGAGGGCAAGGTGGCGCTCCTGGTCGGTGGCGGGTCCGGCCACGAGCCGATGTACTCCGCCTATGTCGGCAAGGGGCTGGCCGATGTCAGCGTGGCCGGCAACATCTTCGCCTCGCCGCCACCGAACTTCATCCACGAAGCCACCAAGGCCGCCGACCGTGGCAAGGGGGTCCTCTATCTCTACGGCAACTATGCCGGGGACGTGCTGAACTTCGACATGGCCGCGGAGATGGCGGCCGAGGACGGGATCGAGGTGCGGACCGTCCTGGTCACCGACGATGTGGCCACGCCGGACCTCGAGGGGCGGCGCGGCATCGGCGGTGCCTTCTACATGGTCAAGATCGCCGGTGCGGCCTGCGCCGAGGCGAAGACCCTGGAGGAAGCCGAGGCGGTGGTGCGCAAGGCCCAGGCCAACGTCCGCACGATCGGGGTCGCGGTACGGGCAGGCTCGCTGCCCGAGACCGGCGAGCCGACCTTCGAGCTGGGAGAGGGCGAGATCGAGATCGGCCTGGGCGTTCACGGCGAGGCCGGGGTGGAGCGCTCGGACCTGATGCCCGCCGACGAACTGACCACCAAGATGATCGACCGGCTGGTGCGCGACCTGCCATTCCAGAAGGGCGACCGGGTCGCCATGCTGCTCAACAACCTGGGCGCCACCACCCAGATGGAGCTTCTGATCGTCAACCGCAGGGCTCGCGCCCTCCTGGCCGGGTACGGGATCGAGGTGGCGCGCACCGACATGGGCGCGTACTTCACGTCCCAGGAGATGGCCGGCTTCTCGATTACCCTGGTCCGTCTCGACGACGAGCTGGAGCGCCTGATCGAGGCGCCCTGCCAGTCGCTTCCGTTCACCCAGCACTGA
- a CDS encoding carbohydrate ABC transporter permease codes for MRQAIPMAATPGKKIPKAVSDRTICGLFMLPALAILILMVAYPFISLLYYSTLNFSILNPAKGSEFIGLDNYIRLLSRDSIWERFIFTGQFVLATVVVQFLLGVAVAYAFQRNFRGRDLLFTVAMLPMMLCPIVVGFLWRYMFNSEWGVMNYLVTLLGFEKIDWLGVPTNALWAVVIADAWMWTPFVILLATAAFRGIPTDINEAAEIDGASPFFRFTRVTLPMSMPILLIAFLLRLIDAFKQSDLFFAMTGGGPGSDTETVAFRLGKIAFSHFYTGQASAFAVIILVIITGLSLIFVRLLTQQGRQD; via the coding sequence ATGAGGCAGGCTATCCCCATGGCCGCGACGCCCGGCAAGAAGATCCCCAAGGCGGTTTCCGACCGCACCATCTGCGGCCTGTTCATGCTGCCGGCGCTGGCCATCCTGATCCTGATGGTGGCCTACCCGTTCATCTCGCTGCTCTACTACTCGACCCTGAACTTCTCGATCCTGAACCCGGCCAAGGGTTCGGAGTTCATCGGCCTGGACAATTACATCCGGCTCCTGTCGCGGGATTCGATCTGGGAGCGCTTCATCTTCACCGGGCAGTTCGTGCTGGCCACCGTGGTGGTGCAGTTCCTGCTCGGCGTCGCGGTCGCCTATGCCTTCCAGCGCAATTTCAGGGGCCGCGACCTGCTGTTCACGGTCGCCATGCTGCCGATGATGCTCTGCCCGATCGTGGTGGGCTTTCTCTGGCGCTACATGTTCAACTCCGAGTGGGGCGTGATGAACTATCTCGTCACCCTCCTGGGCTTCGAGAAGATCGACTGGCTGGGCGTGCCGACCAACGCGCTCTGGGCCGTGGTCATCGCCGATGCCTGGATGTGGACGCCGTTCGTGATCCTGCTGGCGACCGCGGCCTTCCGCGGCATCCCCACCGACATCAACGAGGCGGCCGAGATCGACGGCGCCTCGCCGTTCTTCCGCTTCACCCGCGTCACCTTGCCGATGTCGATGCCGATCCTCCTGATCGCCTTCCTCCTGCGCCTGATCGACGCCTTCAAGCAGTCCGACCTGTTCTTCGCGATGACCGGGGGCGGGCCCGGCTCGGACACTGAGACCGTCGCCTTCCGCCTGGGCAAGATCGCGTTCAGCCATTTCTATACCGGCCAGGCTTCGGCGTTCGCGGTGATCATCCTGGTGATCATCACCGGGCTGTCCCTGATCTTCGTGCGGCTTCTCACCCAGCAGGGCAGGCAGGACTGA
- a CDS encoding ABC transporter ATP-binding protein, translating into MTVLRLNGLSKSFGIKQALRDISFDLEEGEVLALLGPTGAGKTTTLRCISGLEKPDKGSVHLDNQDVTHTSPRERDVAVVFEGFNLLPTLPVFDNIAFPLRSPIYRRPEDEVKREVDQAARTLRIAHLLDRRIEQLSGGEKQRVAIARALVRRPRVYLLDEPLSALDLKLRESLQGEIKAMYQATGATVVYASHDYPSAAAIATRMALIENGSILQCATIGQIIEDPQHASVGKLVGSPSMAQFPARTGRDGTGIEGLPIVLPPVGPQGQELIVGIWPEDLELSVKAAHGFVEGKVWATDFRGRDKAIEIRAGGHRFRKVVELDLSVQQGDSIWFRLPPGKEFHFDAGTGKRVGPPEGRRAA; encoded by the coding sequence ATGACGGTGCTCCGACTGAACGGCCTGTCCAAGTCCTTCGGCATCAAGCAGGCGCTGCGCGACATCAGCTTCGACCTGGAAGAAGGCGAGGTCCTGGCTCTTCTTGGCCCGACCGGCGCCGGCAAGACCACGACCCTGCGCTGCATCTCGGGCCTGGAGAAGCCGGACAAGGGCTCCGTTCATCTGGACAACCAGGACGTCACCCACACCTCGCCGCGCGAGCGCGACGTGGCGGTGGTGTTCGAAGGGTTCAACCTGCTGCCGACTCTGCCGGTGTTCGACAACATCGCCTTCCCGCTGCGCTCGCCGATCTATCGGCGGCCCGAGGACGAGGTGAAGCGCGAGGTCGATCAGGCTGCCCGGACGCTGCGCATCGCCCACCTCTTGGACCGGCGGATCGAACAGTTGTCCGGCGGGGAGAAGCAGCGGGTCGCGATTGCCCGTGCCTTGGTGCGCCGGCCGCGCGTCTATCTGCTGGACGAGCCGCTCTCGGCCCTCGACCTGAAGCTGCGGGAAAGCCTGCAGGGCGAGATCAAGGCGATGTACCAGGCGACCGGTGCGACGGTGGTCTATGCCTCTCACGACTATCCCAGCGCCGCCGCGATTGCGACCCGCATGGCGCTGATCGAGAACGGCAGCATCCTGCAGTGCGCCACGATCGGCCAGATCATCGAGGACCCGCAGCATGCCTCGGTGGGCAAGCTCGTCGGCAGCCCGTCCATGGCGCAGTTCCCGGCCCGGACCGGCCGCGACGGCACCGGCATCGAGGGATTGCCGATCGTGCTGCCGCCGGTTGGCCCGCAAGGGCAGGAACTGATCGTGGGCATCTGGCCGGAGGACCTGGAACTGTCGGTGAAGGCCGCCCACGGCTTTGTCGAGGGCAAGGTCTGGGCCACCGATTTCCGCGGCCGGGACAAGGCCATCGAGATCCGTGCCGGCGGCCATCGCTTCCGCAAGGTGGTCGAACTCGACCTGTCGGTGCAGCAGGGCGATTCGATCTGGTTCCGCCTGCCGCCGGGCAAGGAGTTCCATTTCGATGCCGGCACCGGCAAGCGTGTCGGCCCGCCCGAAGGCAGGAGAGCCGCATGA
- a CDS encoding substrate-binding domain-containing protein — protein MLKRLCLLTSAIVMLPLAAVSAQERQPITNATCDELAARYDKLPFTDILPLEAGPVLVDGEEKSITVGFSQTGFNHPWRVSMLESLQAEACRHPNVELIVLDGNVDVAKQNNDVRDLIARGVDAVIMSPVESAALVPASRAVMSEGLPLVVLDRDVPTDKTLFIGQSNVTMAEGVAEKMAEDLGGKGKIVVITGLQGSSPAVDRNQGMLNVLADYPDIEVLVTGDGQWIREPSVPLMEDWLTAYPEIDAVFSHAEESSWGAQLAIARANRCKDGIKHYTFDGSNAGFKAVKAGTFGADGNYTPFIGDIGLRAVLYELTGKEIPDAEDYAQPGKNLALPDSPVVTAANADEWIGRGWGDFEPTPDPCL, from the coding sequence ATGCTGAAACGTCTCTGCCTGCTGACCTCGGCAATCGTGATGCTGCCGCTGGCGGCCGTGTCGGCGCAGGAGCGCCAGCCGATCACCAACGCCACCTGTGACGAACTGGCGGCGCGCTATGACAAGCTGCCGTTCACCGACATCCTGCCCCTGGAGGCAGGTCCGGTGCTGGTGGACGGTGAGGAGAAGTCGATCACGGTGGGCTTCTCGCAGACCGGCTTCAACCACCCCTGGCGTGTCTCCATGCTGGAGTCGCTGCAGGCCGAAGCCTGCCGGCATCCGAACGTCGAACTGATCGTGCTGGACGGCAATGTCGACGTAGCCAAGCAGAACAACGACGTGCGCGACCTGATCGCCCGCGGTGTCGATGCGGTGATCATGAGCCCGGTGGAGTCCGCCGCCCTGGTGCCGGCCAGCCGAGCCGTGATGAGCGAGGGGCTGCCGCTTGTCGTGCTCGACCGCGACGTGCCCACCGACAAGACCCTGTTCATCGGCCAGAGCAACGTCACCATGGCCGAGGGTGTCGCCGAGAAGATGGCCGAGGACCTGGGCGGCAAGGGCAAGATCGTGGTGATCACCGGCCTGCAGGGCTCCTCGCCCGCGGTCGACCGCAACCAGGGCATGCTGAACGTGCTTGCCGATTATCCTGACATCGAGGTCCTGGTGACGGGCGACGGCCAGTGGATCCGCGAGCCGTCCGTGCCGCTGATGGAGGACTGGCTGACCGCGTACCCGGAGATCGACGCGGTGTTCTCCCATGCCGAAGAGTCGTCCTGGGGCGCTCAGCTGGCGATCGCCCGGGCGAACCGCTGCAAGGACGGGATCAAGCACTACACGTTCGACGGCTCCAACGCGGGCTTCAAGGCGGTCAAGGCCGGCACGTTCGGCGCGGACGGCAACTACACACCGTTCATCGGCGACATCGGCCTGCGCGCGGTCCTCTACGAGTTGACCGGCAAGGAGATCCCGGATGCGGAGGATTATGCGCAGCCTGGGAAAAACCTGGCCCTGCCGGACTCGCCGGTGGTGACCGCCGCCAACGCCGACGAGTGGATCGGCCGGGGCTGGGGTGACTTCGAGCCGACGCCGGACCCGTGCCTCTGA
- a CDS encoding sugar ABC transporter ATP-binding protein, whose protein sequence is MPLTAAGRPGAPLLAVRGLSKSFSGNIVLRDLDFAVHAGEVQALIGENGAGKSTLIKVLGGVYQPDRGEVLVDGKPVRLRSPRDALARGIVVIQQELSLAPHLSVAENIFLGHFPTTRLGTVDTAQMRRRSAELLDSLSIEIDPAVLVGRLSIAQQQMVEIAKAISLQAKVLILDEPTAVLDEKRVATLFDLVARLKDQGLGIVFISHHLEEVFRICDRVTVLRDGQKTGEAAIGEIDQEWLVGRMIGREFPAHARQERSSGKPALELHGLTRDGEFEDVSFAVHEGEIVGLAGLVGAGRTEVARAIVGLSRPGAGSIRVAGQEVRINDPGAAARLGISYLTEDRKAQGLLPNRPVRENATISNLRRFTRMGVLNLLAERTYVQEMIGRLDVRSAGMATEIRFLSGGNQQKVLIGRALAVDPRILIVDEPTRGVDIGAKQEIYALIEQLVARGVAIVLISSEMEEVLRLSDRIVVLRRGRVAATLSRDEASEATIMRSAALAA, encoded by the coding sequence GTGCCTCTGACCGCTGCCGGCAGGCCGGGAGCGCCGCTCCTGGCCGTCCGCGGGCTGAGTAAATCGTTCTCCGGCAACATCGTCTTGCGGGACCTGGACTTCGCGGTACATGCCGGCGAAGTCCAGGCGCTGATAGGCGAGAACGGTGCGGGCAAGTCGACGCTCATCAAGGTGCTGGGCGGCGTCTACCAGCCGGATCGCGGCGAGGTCCTGGTCGACGGAAAGCCTGTCCGCCTGCGCTCGCCGCGGGACGCCCTGGCGCGCGGCATCGTGGTGATTCAGCAGGAACTGTCGCTGGCGCCGCATCTCTCGGTGGCCGAGAACATCTTTCTCGGCCATTTCCCCACGACGCGGCTGGGCACGGTCGATACGGCCCAGATGCGCCGCCGGTCGGCGGAACTCCTGGACAGCCTCTCGATCGAGATCGATCCGGCCGTGCTGGTCGGCCGTCTCAGCATCGCCCAGCAGCAGATGGTCGAGATCGCCAAGGCGATCTCGCTCCAGGCCAAGGTCCTGATCCTGGACGAGCCCACCGCGGTGCTCGACGAGAAGCGGGTCGCGACCCTGTTCGACCTGGTCGCCCGCCTCAAGGACCAGGGCCTCGGCATCGTGTTCATCTCCCATCACCTGGAAGAGGTCTTCCGGATCTGCGATCGGGTGACGGTGCTCCGCGACGGTCAGAAGACCGGCGAGGCCGCCATTGGCGAGATCGACCAGGAATGGCTGGTCGGCCGGATGATCGGCCGGGAGTTCCCCGCCCATGCCCGCCAGGAGCGCAGTTCCGGCAAGCCTGCGCTGGAACTGCACGGCCTGACCCGGGACGGCGAGTTCGAGGACGTGTCCTTTGCCGTGCACGAAGGCGAGATCGTTGGTCTTGCCGGGCTGGTCGGTGCTGGCCGTACCGAGGTTGCGCGCGCGATCGTGGGCCTGAGCCGCCCAGGCGCCGGATCGATCCGGGTCGCCGGCCAGGAAGTGCGGATCAATGATCCAGGTGCTGCAGCCCGTCTGGGGATCAGCTACCTGACGGAGGATCGCAAGGCGCAGGGCCTCCTGCCGAACCGGCCGGTGCGGGAGAACGCCACCATCTCCAACCTGCGACGCTTCACCAGGATGGGGGTGCTGAACCTCCTCGCCGAGCGGACCTACGTCCAGGAAATGATCGGCCGGCTGGATGTCCGTTCCGCCGGCATGGCCACCGAGATCCGGTTCCTGAGCGGCGGCAACCAGCAGAAGGTGCTGATCGGACGCGCCCTGGCCGTCGATCCCAGGATCCTGATCGTCGACGAGCCGACCAGGGGCGTCGACATCGGCGCCAAGCAGGAAATCTATGCTCTCATCGAGCAGCTTGTCGCCCGGGGCGTGGCGATCGTGCTGATCTCCTCGGAGATGGAAGAGGTCCTGCGCCTGTCCGACCGCATCGTCGTCCTGCGCCGTGGCCGGGTGGCGGCCACCCTTTCCCGTGACGAAGCCAGCGAGGCCACCATCATGAGGTCAGCAGCACTTGCCGCGTGA
- a CDS encoding ABC transporter ATP-binding protein yields MARVALENLSVRFGAVAAVDDISIAFEQGEFVVLLGPSGCGKTTTLRCIAGLEQPTSGKILFDQDEVSHLPPRVRQVAMVFQFVSLYPHLRVRDNIAFPLRARGESKADITRKIAWMNKIFDLDEILDRRPGTLPPGARQKAALARAVVREPRVLLLDEPLSAIDEQFREEMRWELRHLQKELGMTTIHVTHDQREAMSLADRVVLMRNGKIVQAGPPAELFDDPVDEFAAHFIGSPSVNLIDAAFTDEGVVLGDAQVPIRLPDRHLAALRRSGLPRGKVGIRPHSLTPASQGDYGAIPVHRPTSYAIGRERFVDFELSGQVWKGVLPPGPEDQVPDTMHLDPAKIFYFTPDGVRLPVA; encoded by the coding sequence ATGGCGCGCGTAGCACTGGAGAACCTGTCGGTCCGCTTCGGCGCCGTCGCGGCGGTCGACGACATCTCGATCGCCTTCGAGCAGGGCGAGTTCGTGGTGCTGCTCGGCCCTTCGGGATGCGGCAAGACCACCACCCTGCGCTGCATCGCGGGCCTGGAGCAGCCGACCTCCGGCAAGATCCTGTTCGACCAGGACGAGGTCTCTCACCTGCCGCCCCGTGTCCGTCAGGTGGCGATGGTCTTCCAGTTCGTCTCGCTCTACCCGCATCTCAGGGTGCGCGACAACATCGCCTTCCCGTTGCGGGCGAGGGGGGAGAGCAAGGCTGACATCACCCGCAAGATCGCGTGGATGAACAAGATCTTCGACCTGGACGAGATCCTCGACCGCCGCCCGGGCACGCTGCCGCCAGGCGCCAGGCAGAAGGCGGCGCTCGCCCGGGCAGTCGTCCGCGAGCCGCGCGTCCTGCTCCTGGATGAGCCTCTGTCGGCGATCGACGAGCAGTTCCGCGAGGAGATGCGCTGGGAGCTCCGCCACCTTCAGAAGGAGCTGGGCATGACGACGATCCACGTCACCCACGACCAGCGTGAGGCGATGTCGCTGGCCGACCGGGTCGTTCTGATGCGCAACGGCAAGATCGTCCAAGCCGGTCCGCCCGCCGAGCTGTTCGACGATCCGGTCGACGAGTTCGCCGCCCATTTCATCGGCTCGCCCAGCGTCAACCTGATCGATGCGGCCTTCACCGATGAGGGGGTCGTGCTCGGCGATGCCCAGGTCCCGATTCGCCTGCCGGACCGGCACCTGGCTGCCCTGCGCAGGAGCGGGCTGCCGCGCGGCAAGGTCGGCATCCGGCCCCATTCGCTCACCCCCGCATCCCAGGGTGACTATGGCGCCATCCCGGTGCATCGTCCTACGAGCTACGCCATCGGCCGGGAGCGCTTCGTCGACTTCGAGCTGTCCGGACAGGTCTGGAAGGGCGTGCTGCCGCCCGGTCCGGAAGATCAGGTGCCTGATACGATGCATCTCGATCCCGCCAAGATCTTCTACTTCACGCCGGATGGCGTGCGACTGCCGGTGGCCTGA